One Prosthecobacter debontii DNA window includes the following coding sequences:
- a CDS encoding DUF1592 domain-containing protein, with translation MPPRPLLLLSFISTLSLVFSPASEAATAPHPGRVIYEKLCLECHGDQGEGVVGKYDEPLIGDRSLEALARKIERTMPEDNEDACVGADAQQVATYMYEAFYSPAAQARNRPPEKDLTRLTISQYRTSVMDLIGRFRQGPGFDRPINAETGIKAIYRGFEIPAPEEKKPEPKLPELTKLEELKAAKAEEKLIAKARDALRKAEEKRLREQRELEEKKLKERKTFRFERTDGHIAFHFGADSPDKSKMVADQFNNRWDGSVVAEETGVYEFIVKSENGVRLWVNDDKKALIDAWVSAGPQVREEKKSIYLIGGRAYRLILEHFKFKEASASVELWWKPPFGIPEIIPQHALRTDRPQPLMIISTNFPADDRSVGYERGSSISKDWDRATTEAAITTAEHVSENLDRLAGTKPDAQDRNDKLKKFALTFVETAFRRPLTEEQKKLFVDSHFELAKSPDLAVKRIVLLALKSPRFLYPDLRENDQPDDYDVANRLALMLWDSLPDKKLTQAAAEKKLHTRDQVKTQAWRMVSDPRTKAKLHGFFHHWLDLEHAENTAKDPKAFPAFTQDVLADLRQSLLQFIDQVVWSDKSDYRELLRADYILLNGRLAKVYGQNVQGEEFQKVGFDPKQRAGIVTHPYLLASMAYSKQTSPIHRGVFLTRNIVGMSLKSPPMAVAFDESHFDPTLTMREKITELTKNNTCMSCHASINPLGFSLENFDAIGRWRTQDNNKPVNSTTDFATEEGKTIRLTGPRDIVNYVADNPAGHRAFIRNLFHHTVKQQIPAYGLHAMEELQRGFANSGCNIKQLLVDIVLTATLDGVPAESPPASKPKPSPTQAKPATTAAKPAPTPAAKPTSLPAPTQSVVKPTPAPADNPPSATSSPKPAPAAPTAAKPDLPAPPAPPKALPPASAAPQPKLTAAPASAATPANDLVK, from the coding sequence ATGCCCCCCCGCCCCCTCCTTCTCCTCTCTTTCATCAGCACCCTGAGCCTGGTTTTCAGCCCAGCCTCCGAGGCCGCGACTGCACCCCACCCTGGACGTGTGATCTATGAGAAGCTTTGCCTGGAGTGTCATGGCGATCAGGGAGAAGGGGTCGTCGGTAAGTATGATGAACCGCTCATCGGTGATCGCAGCCTGGAAGCTTTGGCGCGCAAAATCGAGCGCACCATGCCCGAGGACAACGAAGACGCCTGTGTCGGGGCTGACGCTCAGCAGGTCGCCACCTACATGTATGAGGCCTTTTACTCGCCCGCAGCCCAGGCCCGCAATCGCCCGCCCGAGAAGGATCTCACCCGCCTGACCATTTCCCAGTATCGCACCAGCGTCATGGACCTCATCGGGCGCTTTCGCCAGGGGCCTGGATTTGATCGCCCCATCAACGCAGAGACGGGCATCAAGGCTATTTATCGCGGATTTGAAATCCCAGCTCCCGAAGAAAAGAAGCCCGAGCCGAAACTCCCCGAGCTGACCAAGCTGGAAGAACTCAAGGCCGCCAAAGCCGAGGAAAAGCTCATCGCCAAAGCCCGTGATGCCTTACGCAAAGCCGAGGAAAAACGCCTCCGCGAGCAGCGCGAACTCGAAGAGAAAAAGCTGAAAGAGCGCAAGACCTTCCGCTTTGAACGCACGGATGGTCACATCGCCTTCCACTTCGGCGCCGATAGCCCGGATAAGAGCAAGATGGTGGCCGATCAGTTTAACAACCGCTGGGACGGCAGCGTCGTGGCCGAGGAAACCGGTGTTTATGAATTCATCGTCAAAAGCGAAAACGGTGTCCGTCTCTGGGTGAACGACGACAAGAAAGCTCTCATCGATGCCTGGGTCAGTGCCGGCCCTCAAGTGCGGGAAGAAAAGAAGAGCATCTACCTCATCGGGGGCCGCGCCTACCGCCTCATCCTGGAGCACTTCAAATTCAAAGAAGCCTCCGCCTCCGTGGAACTCTGGTGGAAGCCGCCCTTCGGTATCCCGGAGATCATTCCCCAGCACGCGCTGCGCACGGATCGCCCTCAGCCACTGATGATCATCAGCACCAACTTCCCTGCCGATGACCGCAGCGTGGGCTATGAACGCGGCTCCAGCATCAGCAAGGATTGGGATCGTGCGACCACCGAAGCAGCCATCACCACTGCGGAGCATGTTTCCGAAAACCTGGACCGCCTGGCAGGCACCAAACCCGACGCTCAAGATCGAAACGACAAGCTCAAGAAATTCGCCCTGACCTTCGTCGAGACCGCGTTCCGTCGCCCCCTCACCGAAGAGCAAAAGAAGCTCTTCGTGGACAGCCATTTCGAACTTGCCAAGAGTCCTGACCTTGCCGTGAAGCGGATCGTCCTTCTCGCGCTCAAGTCCCCCCGCTTCCTTTATCCTGATCTGCGTGAAAACGATCAACCCGATGACTATGACGTGGCCAATCGTCTGGCCCTCATGCTTTGGGATTCTCTCCCCGACAAAAAGCTCACTCAAGCAGCCGCCGAGAAGAAGCTGCACACTCGCGATCAAGTCAAAACTCAGGCATGGCGCATGGTCAGTGATCCCCGAACCAAAGCCAAGCTGCATGGCTTCTTCCATCATTGGTTAGACCTGGAGCACGCGGAAAACACAGCCAAAGATCCCAAGGCCTTCCCTGCCTTCACTCAGGATGTGCTCGCCGACCTCCGCCAATCTCTCCTTCAATTCATCGATCAGGTCGTCTGGAGTGACAAATCCGACTATCGTGAGCTCCTGCGAGCCGATTACATCCTGCTCAATGGACGCCTCGCCAAAGTCTATGGCCAGAATGTGCAAGGCGAGGAATTTCAAAAGGTCGGCTTCGATCCGAAACAACGCGCCGGCATCGTCACCCATCCTTACCTGCTCGCCTCCATGGCCTACAGCAAGCAGACCTCTCCGATTCACCGTGGCGTCTTCCTCACTCGCAACATCGTCGGCATGTCCTTGAAGTCGCCCCCCATGGCGGTGGCCTTCGATGAAAGCCACTTCGACCCCACGCTGACCATGCGGGAGAAGATCACGGAACTGACGAAGAACAACACCTGCATGTCCTGCCATGCCAGCATCAATCCCCTGGGGTTCAGCCTGGAGAACTTCGATGCCATCGGCCGCTGGCGCACCCAGGATAACAACAAGCCCGTCAACTCCACCACCGACTTCGCCACCGAAGAAGGCAAGACCATTCGCCTCACCGGCCCACGCGACATCGTCAATTATGTCGCTGACAATCCCGCCGGTCATCGCGCCTTCATCCGCAATCTCTTCCATCACACCGTCAAGCAGCAGATCCCAGCCTACGGCCTCCATGCTATGGAAGAACTCCAGCGTGGCTTTGCCAACTCCGGCTGCAACATCAAGCAGCTCCTGGTGGACATCGTCCTCACCGCCACCCTGGATGGAGTTCCTGCAGAATCGCCACCCGCCTCCAAACCGAAACCTTCACCAACTCAGGCGAAACCTGCAACGACAGCGGCGAAACCCGCCCCAACTCCCGCAGCGAAACCCACCTCTCTTCCAGCCCCCACGCAGTCCGTAGTTAAACCCACTCCTGCACCAGCCGACAATCCCCCTTCGGCGACTTCATCACCCAAACCTGCGCCAGCAGCCCCCACAGCAGCCAAGCCCGACCTCCCAGCTCCACCGGCACCGCCCAAGGCATTACCACCCGCATCGGCAGCACCTCAGCCCAAGCTCACCGCAGCCCCGGCCTCTGCAGCGACTCCCGCCAACGACCTTGTAAAATAA
- a CDS encoding DMP19 family protein, whose product MNLPFTPTWAKVASQKEGFGQFHYIFDKDVEKEWKKGYYQLNMGRQMAVRFWWLTAELNNGGLDQYFWNSSGDFASDTIEDLRQIGQDPAAEILVNASRKLFGDSEPPRETIPRRAAIEAYYGTHPFNDDDDRERLAILEGKASLDQETRQLDAIQKGIVIALVTWMNANRNEFTHIKDNG is encoded by the coding sequence ATGAATCTCCCATTCACACCAACTTGGGCGAAAGTCGCATCCCAGAAGGAGGGCTTCGGGCAGTTCCATTACATCTTCGACAAGGACGTGGAGAAGGAGTGGAAGAAGGGATATTATCAACTGAACATGGGGCGGCAGATGGCAGTCCGCTTCTGGTGGTTGACGGCCGAACTCAACAACGGTGGCTTGGATCAGTATTTTTGGAACAGCAGTGGGGATTTCGCCTCCGACACGATCGAGGATTTGAGGCAGATCGGACAGGACCCAGCAGCAGAGATCCTCGTGAACGCATCACGAAAGCTTTTTGGTGATTCGGAACCACCTCGGGAGACCATACCGCGTAGAGCAGCAATCGAGGCATATTACGGGACGCACCCATTCAATGACGACGATGATCGGGAGCGCCTTGCGATCCTTGAGGGTAAGGCGAGCTTGGATCAGGAGACTCGACAACTGGATGCGATTCAGAAGGGTATCGTCATCGCACTTGTCACTTGGATGAATGCCAACAGGAATGAGTTCACCCACATAAAAGACAACGGCTAA
- a CDS encoding right-handed parallel beta-helix repeat-containing protein, producing the protein MLRLLFPLLFLGSSLSWALEVRVSETLTPAQALHQVREARKAGDASPATIVFPTGWTVLTQPLLLEAGDSNLTVIGNDSTLTGAPEVSGWEKHAGEILKADVAKLLPKDFLPRQLLFQGERQILARYPNFDAKDPLYGGWAFVDEFGPTGAPDGHLWKRTLYVKPQDVRKWAHPEEVEIDIFAQYGWWNFVEPILSLDADSRLLTLKKDCSYDLHPHNRYHFQNALEELDAPGEWFYDKRTGLLYFWPPTTTTSDIRLPVLESFFKIKGANNIAIRGLTMTGCYGSAITFERAEDCRVEKCVITQVGAFHGSGVGVSDGKNVRICHCEISYTGSNGISLSGGDRKALTGPGHVAEDCHIHHMGVFNKNACGVSLYGVDNTVRHCHIHDGPRMGVQMSGNNLIVEYNHLHHLCLETQDGGAIYTGGRDWISSRGSKWRYNLIHDVVGCGQEAGGLKHPWFTFGLYPDDNSGGLDIIGNIVFRVAHTPIHMHNSRDCLVENNIFALGGKFQFDLHGWTQQQRFYSSHIGTMIKGYESVQGQSAWKDMRGMDLHPKDAIRADGTMMSGNVVRRNIMFSDAPGIKYGDLRNVSTEWNVIDQNLAWANGHPITTGINKVGPDKPDAPIYSEDFDSAAADKTPKGWGFNHRPNPQVQLVAAEGALRVDCALSDDPKNPKSVFHGPDIPIKPGAAYRIRLRVKSTEPTAKLSLALASFKNGEGYWQSTSNSVTASSEWQEVEGTGRMPRENEAAWKPWMTYFWLRIDVHEPKGQVFIDDVRITECEPLDEWTSWQAEGWDKHSLVADPLFVDWTQDDFRLKPESPAFKLGFKAIPVEKIGVRK; encoded by the coding sequence ATGCTCCGCCTTTTGTTTCCGCTGCTGTTCCTCGGCTCTTCGTTGTCCTGGGCTCTGGAAGTCCGTGTTTCAGAAACTTTGACACCTGCTCAGGCGCTACACCAGGTGCGTGAGGCACGGAAAGCGGGAGATGCTTCCCCGGCGACGATTGTTTTCCCCACGGGATGGACCGTGCTGACGCAGCCCTTGTTGCTAGAGGCCGGAGATTCGAATCTCACCGTGATAGGAAACGATAGCACGCTGACGGGAGCCCCAGAGGTCTCCGGTTGGGAAAAGCATGCAGGAGAGATTTTAAAAGCAGATGTCGCAAAGCTGCTGCCCAAGGACTTTCTGCCACGTCAATTGCTCTTCCAAGGGGAACGGCAAATCCTCGCTCGCTACCCTAACTTCGACGCCAAAGATCCACTCTATGGCGGCTGGGCCTTTGTGGATGAATTTGGACCCACAGGGGCACCGGACGGACATCTGTGGAAACGCACGCTGTATGTCAAACCGCAGGATGTGCGGAAGTGGGCGCACCCTGAGGAGGTGGAAATCGATATCTTTGCCCAATATGGCTGGTGGAATTTTGTGGAGCCCATCCTGTCATTGGACGCCGACTCACGTTTACTGACGCTGAAGAAAGATTGCTCGTATGATCTGCATCCGCATAACCGCTACCACTTTCAAAATGCGCTGGAGGAGCTGGATGCGCCTGGAGAGTGGTTTTATGACAAACGCACGGGCCTACTTTATTTCTGGCCACCAACCACAACGACGAGCGACATCCGCCTGCCGGTATTGGAGTCTTTTTTCAAGATCAAAGGGGCCAACAACATCGCGATCCGAGGTTTAACGATGACAGGCTGCTACGGCAGCGCAATCACCTTTGAGCGAGCCGAGGATTGTCGGGTGGAAAAGTGTGTGATCACTCAAGTGGGAGCTTTTCACGGCAGCGGTGTGGGTGTGAGCGATGGCAAAAACGTGCGCATCTGCCACTGCGAAATCAGCTACACTGGCAGCAACGGCATCAGTCTGAGTGGCGGAGATCGCAAGGCACTCACAGGTCCAGGGCATGTGGCCGAGGATTGCCACATTCATCACATGGGGGTCTTTAACAAGAACGCCTGCGGGGTGAGTCTCTACGGCGTGGATAACACCGTTCGCCATTGCCACATTCACGATGGCCCACGCATGGGCGTGCAGATGAGTGGGAACAATCTCATTGTCGAGTATAACCATTTGCATCACCTCTGCCTGGAGACTCAGGATGGCGGGGCCATTTACACCGGGGGCCGAGACTGGATCAGCAGCCGTGGCAGCAAGTGGCGCTACAATCTCATTCATGACGTGGTGGGGTGCGGCCAGGAAGCCGGAGGCCTGAAGCATCCTTGGTTTACCTTCGGCCTCTATCCCGACGACAACAGCGGCGGCTTGGACATCATCGGCAACATCGTTTTCCGCGTAGCACATACGCCGATCCACATGCACAACTCGCGTGATTGCCTGGTGGAAAACAACATCTTTGCCCTCGGCGGTAAGTTCCAATTCGACTTGCATGGCTGGACTCAGCAACAGCGCTTCTACAGCAGTCACATCGGCACCATGATCAAGGGTTATGAATCCGTGCAGGGTCAGTCGGCCTGGAAAGACATGCGCGGCATGGATCTCCATCCGAAAGACGCTATCCGCGCTGATGGCACCATGATGAGTGGAAACGTCGTGCGCCGAAACATCATGTTCAGTGATGCCCCCGGCATCAAGTATGGTGATCTGCGCAATGTCTCGACCGAGTGGAATGTCATCGATCAAAATCTCGCTTGGGCCAATGGCCATCCCATCACGACCGGCATCAACAAGGTGGGTCCCGATAAACCCGACGCACCAATCTACAGCGAAGACTTTGATAGCGCAGCCGCTGACAAAACGCCGAAAGGCTGGGGCTTCAACCATCGGCCTAACCCACAGGTTCAACTTGTCGCCGCAGAGGGCGCTCTGCGAGTGGACTGTGCCTTGAGCGATGACCCCAAGAACCCCAAAAGCGTCTTCCACGGCCCCGACATTCCAATCAAACCCGGAGCCGCCTATCGCATTCGTTTGCGCGTCAAAAGCACGGAACCTACCGCGAAGCTCAGTCTAGCTCTGGCCTCTTTTAAAAATGGTGAAGGCTACTGGCAATCCACCAGCAACAGCGTCACAGCCAGTTCTGAATGGCAGGAAGTGGAAGGCACGGGCCGCATGCCACGCGAAAACGAAGCAGCCTGGAAACCTTGGATGACCTACTTCTGGCTACGCATCGATGTCCATGAACCCAAAGGCCAGGTCTTCATTGACGACGTCCGCATCACCGAATGTGAACCTCTCGACGAATGGACTTCCTGGCAAGCCGAAGGCTGGGACAAGCACAGCCTCGTCGCCGATCCTTTGTTCGTGGACTGGACCCAAGACGACTTCCGCCTCAAGCCCGAGTCCCCTGCCTTCAAGCTCGGCTTCAAAGCCATCCCCGTAGAGAAGATCGGTGTTCGGAAATAA
- a CDS encoding beta strand repeat-containing protein: protein MMFPPHRLLSALCFLSVLISGLTAQTVTYDWDADANASNGITNGTGDWNTTGLNWRDELNANGTWANTYTSIARFGNAARVSANTVTIYGTMKLGGIDFASLITTAQSVSGQQYTLNGGTAGVLDFGTNGVITMADGSSGGSPFVTMGSALSIQGTNLTVRKSGGTTTQFITFLMTSNPQLTGTLTVGGANGGIFLRGNPNTFGALDKIVVEANGTFSMTSAGNYNKPFEIAGFGGANQYGAIRVDASNTTLSGLITLTADAAIQTNTGGITGTLITGGITEASPGLGFGRYAPGVGTGTFTLAAPSNYTGATTLGRSGFAGGINILDFSAAAAPVNDLIYNNVPTAGPLNLIGGTGSVTVLQVNGKASTANSQRFGNVTASGLRSTISATSGAGGSVNLTLGSLARTGNGLLTLIKPQSGSIQVGNADGFLGPWATVIDTNGESHWASAVGGELEAFTGDTDYTTGMDLSTLPADSHLRVTDASSGAVDLAAGTTGLGTLTLTDSAARAVALGTGKTLRLGVVGGIQMAPGAGDLTFGELGASGSLSAGGTVANATGHLILSNQTKNSVLTIHSPIVNNGTGSNGAVTLQINGVPGSLTVLTAASTYTGGTSVAGGALEIRHANALGTTGTITVLENASLRLNGGLTMTRSFTVAGSGLGGEGVFRSIAGNNTITGSITQASPSKLVADSGSLTIVGAAATTVVISGTHALTFGGAGNITVTGRISTSSGTTLKEGSGELTLQGSNISTGAFTLNGGTLNLDFSPTTAPTSNILYNGVTAGAMTQNAGVLKLTGKSGASVSQALGAYTVGGPNAIRVVQNGATQVNLSFTTITRSAGGTLALELPTTGAITTTSGTNNALLTGTGGVAYATVGLNDWAATTTAVSSVRNIVGLSSLNLYTASAASSLAAAANIDAIEPLTTLSADTSVATLRFNTAQATTLTQDTTGGRYLTTGGILVTPAVGAFETVISTAFLRAPASATDLVIIQNNTAAPLRITSKITNNAAASPGATGLTKTGPGTLILESTTTYTTGGTYTGTTRIREGILQLVSGTGSAITYPLYPSADFILGSNDVSAKLVIGSGAVAMNPWGGLRIEGTGTANAVVGGATAMSSFHHYADGVHDFRRGFLGGSGPNENNLSLTLSAGTLQLGPVNTFIGKVTLLRNTVEVEKLANIGEASSLGTGSYNAAAAIIDMGTQTTSSVGYTANATIRYIGSTDSVTNRPLYLANSDPEGDVAYAIATLENTGTGTVKFTAPFTVGGNNKAQLIFRLGGTNTGANEIVSIPELTVANPKAVQLEKNGTGTWILTGTSTHTGGTIISNGLLQLGNGGTGGSINAGPIMVQSPGVLGLSRSDRHEVSALISGNGSLTVTNGVSGVSVLSNDNNALTGGTRVLSGSLLVNNPNGVGSPAGYGTITVAANATLGGSGRIAPATGQSITLTGGRLSVGLDGMAAGLLTLQTSGLGSLSLLEDAVLSLDLFGGVGLGDNTGDAAAADRVSIGGAVVLGTGATLQVLNLSNVTTFAAGDSWKLFDWSNLSSLQGSFTQFDLPTLSSELEWDFSQLYTHGVLSVAMVPEPGRAMLLGFAVVGFVMRRRRA from the coding sequence ATGATGTTCCCCCCCCATCGTCTCCTATCAGCATTGTGTTTTCTAAGTGTTCTAATCTCAGGACTGACTGCGCAAACCGTCACTTACGATTGGGATGCGGATGCAAATGCCTCCAATGGCATCACCAATGGCACAGGTGACTGGAACACGACGGGATTAAACTGGCGTGACGAACTCAATGCTAATGGGACTTGGGCGAATACTTACACGTCGATTGCTCGATTTGGTAATGCCGCGCGCGTATCGGCTAATACCGTCACTATCTACGGCACGATGAAGCTCGGCGGGATTGATTTTGCTTCATTGATAACCACCGCCCAGTCAGTTAGCGGTCAGCAATACACGCTCAATGGAGGCACCGCAGGAGTGCTGGATTTCGGAACGAATGGCGTCATTACGATGGCCGACGGCTCTTCAGGGGGCTCCCCTTTCGTGACGATGGGATCGGCACTCTCGATTCAAGGGACCAATCTGACCGTGCGTAAATCGGGCGGCACTACCACGCAGTTCATCACTTTCTTGATGACGTCGAATCCGCAACTCACCGGAACACTCACGGTGGGGGGAGCGAACGGTGGCATCTTCCTGCGCGGCAATCCAAATACTTTCGGTGCCCTGGACAAAATCGTCGTGGAAGCCAATGGCACTTTTTCAATGACCAGTGCGGGGAACTACAACAAGCCTTTCGAAATCGCAGGCTTTGGCGGTGCCAACCAGTATGGCGCGATTCGTGTGGATGCGAGTAATACCACCCTGAGCGGATTGATCACTCTGACTGCTGATGCCGCTATCCAAACCAACACGGGAGGCATCACGGGAACCCTCATCACAGGCGGCATTACGGAGGCCTCTCCGGGGCTTGGTTTCGGCCGATACGCTCCAGGGGTGGGGACAGGAACCTTTACCTTGGCTGCCCCCAGCAACTATACCGGGGCTACCACCTTGGGTCGCAGTGGATTTGCCGGTGGTATCAACATTCTCGATTTCTCCGCTGCAGCAGCCCCCGTTAACGACTTGATTTACAACAATGTCCCGACGGCGGGTCCATTGAATCTGATCGGTGGCACCGGGTCCGTCACGGTGTTGCAGGTCAATGGCAAGGCCTCGACAGCTAACTCACAGCGCTTTGGGAATGTGACCGCTAGCGGTCTGCGCAGCACTATCAGTGCCACATCAGGAGCGGGCGGTAGTGTAAACCTGACGTTAGGGAGCCTTGCACGCACAGGTAACGGTTTGCTGACGCTCATCAAGCCGCAGTCGGGCTCGATTCAAGTCGGCAATGCTGATGGCTTTCTCGGGCCGTGGGCCACCGTGATCGATACCAACGGTGAATCTCACTGGGCAAGTGCCGTGGGTGGTGAGCTGGAGGCCTTCACGGGGGACACAGACTACACCACAGGTATGGATCTGAGCACGCTTCCTGCGGATAGTCACCTGCGGGTTACGGACGCTTCGAGCGGTGCGGTGGACTTGGCCGCAGGCACCACGGGATTGGGCACGCTGACACTGACGGATTCAGCCGCACGTGCCGTAGCTCTAGGAACGGGTAAAACGCTGCGGTTGGGGGTGGTCGGTGGCATCCAAATGGCTCCTGGGGCGGGTGACCTTACCTTTGGGGAATTAGGCGCTAGCGGCAGCCTGTCGGCGGGGGGCACAGTCGCCAATGCCACCGGTCATTTGATCCTGAGCAATCAAACGAAGAATAGTGTTTTAACCATCCACTCGCCTATCGTGAACAACGGCACAGGAAGCAATGGTGCGGTTACCCTCCAAATCAATGGCGTGCCGGGATCGCTGACAGTTCTGACAGCTGCGAGCACTTATACGGGTGGAACTTCCGTTGCGGGGGGTGCTTTGGAAATCCGGCATGCCAATGCGCTCGGAACTACAGGCACGATCACGGTCCTTGAGAATGCCTCGCTACGCCTCAATGGCGGATTGACAATGACACGCAGTTTTACGGTCGCAGGTTCGGGATTGGGTGGCGAAGGCGTCTTCCGTTCCATTGCGGGCAATAACACAATCACAGGGTCGATTACCCAAGCGTCTCCGTCGAAGCTGGTCGCGGATTCGGGTTCACTAACCATCGTAGGGGCCGCAGCCACCACGGTGGTGATTTCGGGCACCCATGCGCTGACTTTTGGCGGCGCAGGTAATATCACGGTGACTGGGCGTATTTCGACCTCGAGTGGCACGACCCTGAAAGAAGGATCCGGGGAGCTGACCCTCCAAGGAAGTAACATTTCCACGGGGGCCTTTACGTTGAATGGCGGCACCTTGAACCTGGACTTCTCACCGACCACGGCCCCGACGTCCAACATTCTTTACAACGGAGTCACCGCCGGGGCGATGACCCAGAACGCGGGCGTCCTGAAACTCACTGGTAAGAGCGGAGCTTCTGTATCCCAGGCTTTGGGGGCTTACACGGTCGGAGGACCGAATGCGATCCGTGTGGTGCAGAATGGAGCGACCCAAGTCAATCTGAGCTTCACAACCATCACCCGCAGTGCGGGAGGCACTCTCGCTCTTGAGTTGCCGACGACGGGTGCCATCACCACCACCAGTGGAACCAACAACGCTTTGCTGACAGGCACGGGCGGTGTTGCTTATGCCACAGTCGGGCTCAATGATTGGGCGGCGACGACCACTGCTGTGTCGAGCGTGCGTAATATCGTTGGTTTATCCAGCTTGAACCTCTACACAGCCAGCGCTGCGAGTTCACTAGCAGCGGCAGCCAACATTGATGCTATCGAGCCTTTGACGACTCTCAGTGCGGATACTTCGGTGGCGACACTGCGCTTCAACACGGCTCAGGCCACGACATTGACTCAGGATACAACGGGTGGGCGTTATCTCACCACTGGCGGCATTTTGGTGACACCTGCTGTCGGTGCTTTTGAGACAGTGATCTCCACGGCCTTCCTGCGTGCACCGGCCTCTGCCACGGATCTGGTGATCATTCAAAACAACACGGCAGCGCCATTGCGTATCACCTCTAAAATCACCAACAATGCTGCAGCATCACCCGGGGCTACGGGGCTGACAAAGACAGGGCCCGGCACACTGATCCTGGAGTCAACGACCACTTACACGACAGGCGGGACCTACACGGGCACCACACGCATTCGCGAAGGTATTCTGCAGCTTGTCTCGGGCACAGGCTCCGCGATTACCTACCCGCTTTATCCTTCTGCCGATTTCATTCTGGGTTCGAATGATGTCAGTGCTAAGCTGGTCATTGGCAGTGGCGCGGTAGCCATGAATCCATGGGGGGGGCTGCGTATCGAAGGCACAGGGACGGCGAATGCAGTAGTCGGAGGAGCGACGGCAATGTCCTCTTTTCACCATTATGCCGATGGTGTGCATGATTTTCGCCGTGGTTTCCTGGGCGGTAGCGGTCCCAATGAGAATAATCTCAGTCTGACTCTTTCTGCGGGCACGCTACAGCTCGGCCCAGTGAACACCTTCATCGGTAAAGTCACCCTGCTGAGAAATACCGTCGAGGTTGAGAAGTTGGCGAATATCGGTGAAGCCAGTTCGCTTGGCACAGGTAGCTACAATGCAGCGGCTGCGATCATCGACATGGGCACACAGACCACGAGTTCGGTCGGTTATACGGCCAACGCGACCATCCGTTACATTGGAAGCACGGACTCGGTGACCAACCGTCCCCTCTATCTTGCCAACAGTGATCCCGAGGGAGATGTCGCCTATGCCATTGCGACGCTTGAAAATACAGGCACAGGTACCGTCAAATTCACGGCTCCCTTCACGGTGGGCGGAAACAACAAGGCGCAACTTATCTTCCGGTTAGGTGGCACAAATACAGGCGCGAATGAGATCGTCAGCATTCCCGAATTAACCGTTGCCAACCCGAAAGCGGTTCAGCTGGAGAAGAATGGCACTGGCACCTGGATTCTCACGGGCACCAGCACCCACACGGGTGGCACGATAATCTCGAATGGCCTCCTGCAATTGGGGAACGGCGGCACAGGGGGCAGCATCAATGCAGGGCCGATTATGGTGCAATCCCCAGGCGTCCTCGGCCTGTCACGGAGTGATCGTCATGAGGTCAGCGCATTGATCAGTGGGAACGGTTCGCTGACCGTCACCAATGGTGTGAGTGGTGTCTCTGTGCTGAGCAATGATAACAATGCTCTGACTGGCGGCACGCGGGTGCTTTCAGGTAGCCTGCTGGTTAACAACCCCAACGGTGTCGGCTCCCCTGCCGGGTATGGCACCATCACCGTGGCGGCAAATGCCACTTTGGGCGGAAGTGGCCGTATCGCGCCAGCGACGGGGCAATCCATCACGCTTACTGGGGGCCGCCTCAGTGTGGGCTTGGATGGTATGGCGGCTGGCCTGCTGACACTTCAGACTTCCGGCTTGGGCAGCTTATCATTGTTGGAAGATGCGGTGTTGTCCTTGGATCTGTTTGGCGGTGTTGGTCTGGGCGATAACACCGGAGATGCTGCGGCTGCGGATCGTGTCAGCATAGGCGGTGCTGTGGTGCTGGGCACTGGAGCCACGCTTCAGGTGCTCAATCTTAGCAACGTCACCACCTTCGCGGCTGGCGATTCTTGGAAGTTATTTGATTGGTCGAATCTCTCCAGTCTCCAAGGCAGCTTTACCCAGTTCGATCTGCCAACCTTATCCTCAGAGTTGGAGTGGGATTTCAGCCAACTCTACACCCATGGCGTGTTGTCAGTCGCTATGGTGCCCGAGCCTGGACGGGCCATGCTGTTGGGCTTTGCTGTGGTTGGATTCGTGATGCGTCGCCGTCGTGCTTGA